A window from Poseidonibacter antarcticus encodes these proteins:
- a CDS encoding TIGR01777 family oxidoreductase gives MKTIAITGSTGFVGTNLRRVFESKGFKVYGIKRDELNNSEKLISIIEEANILINLAGANIIHRWTPKYKKLLESSRLDTTNALIEAISQAENKPEVFISTSAVGIYKNKACYDEESFEYENNFLANLCKSWENIALKAEKLGVRTAIFRFGIVLGEGGALAKMLLPFKLGLGGIIGDGKQYFSFIHIDDLINAYEYVYENKHCRGIYNLTAPTPTNNCDFTKTLGKALNRPTIIPVPEFVFNLIFSQGGEVLTHGQCAKPKRLLDQGFEFKYENITEALNNLIKKK, from the coding sequence ATGAAAACAATAGCAATAACAGGTTCAACTGGATTTGTTGGTACAAATTTAAGAAGGGTATTTGAATCTAAAGGATTTAAAGTTTATGGAATAAAAAGAGATGAATTAAACAATAGTGAAAAACTAATATCTATAATTGAAGAAGCAAATATACTTATAAATTTAGCAGGTGCAAATATAATACATAGATGGACACCCAAATATAAAAAACTTTTAGAAAGTAGTCGTTTAGATACTACAAATGCATTAATTGAAGCAATAAGTCAAGCAGAAAATAAACCAGAAGTTTTTATTTCTACTTCTGCTGTTGGAATATATAAGAACAAAGCATGTTATGATGAAGAATCTTTTGAGTATGAAAATAACTTTTTAGCAAATCTTTGTAAATCATGGGAAAACATAGCTCTTAAAGCAGAAAAACTAGGCGTACGAACTGCTATTTTTAGATTTGGGATTGTCCTTGGAGAAGGGGGAGCTTTAGCAAAAATGCTTCTGCCTTTTAAACTTGGGCTTGGAGGGATTATTGGTGATGGTAAACAATACTTTTCTTTTATTCATATAGATGATTTAATAAATGCTTATGAATATGTATATGAAAATAAACATTGTAGAGGAATTTATAATCTAACAGCACCAACACCTACAAATAATTGTGACTTTACAAAAACATTAGGGAAAGCACTTAATCGTCCAACAATCATTCCTGTTCCAGAATTTGTATTCAATCTAATATTTAGTCAAGGAGGAGAAGTTTTAACACACGGACAGTGTGCTAAACCCAAAAGACTATTAGATCAAGGTTTTGAATTCAAGTATGAAAATATAACTGAAGCACTCAACAATTTAATAAAAAAGAAATGA
- a CDS encoding SRPBCC family protein: MKTFEKVILINCDIQELFDFHINMKNLEAITPLNVKLKLLNKDFTPHLGGVIKIQTIKNFIPTNWEVKIEKLESPNLLVDLALKSPFRFWEHSHIFTKKGSHCELKDVVKYKLPFGKFGELFDFFIQKELKAMFEYRHRITKKLLEKGNK, encoded by the coding sequence ATGAAAACATTTGAAAAAGTAATCTTAATAAATTGTGATATTCAAGAGCTTTTTGATTTTCATATAAATATGAAGAATTTAGAAGCAATAACTCCTTTAAATGTAAAACTAAAACTATTAAATAAAGACTTTACTCCACATCTTGGTGGAGTAATTAAAATACAAACTATTAAAAATTTTATCCCAACTAATTGGGAAGTAAAAATAGAAAAATTAGAAAGTCCAAATCTACTTGTAGATTTAGCATTAAAATCACCTTTCAGATTTTGGGAACATTCTCATATTTTCACAAAAAAAGGCTCACATTGTGAGCTTAAAGATGTAGTTAAATATAAATTACCTTTTGGAAAATTTGGAGAACTATTTGATTTTTTTATTCAAAAAGAACTAAAAGCAATGTTTGAATATAGACATAGAATTACAAAAAAATTATTAGAAAAGGGAAATAAATGA
- a CDS encoding lipocalin family protein translates to MRKNILKIILLLAPLLFFLGCSTKYNHLPTSKSVDIDAYKGTWYEIARFEHFFEKECKNVTATYTLKNDGKIGVVNKCTNIQNNEKKEATAIAYAIDNTNSKLKVSFFRPFYGDYWIIDVDKNYKVALVGSPSREYLWILSRDKKIDAKIKEDLILKASKLGFDTKKFIWTIQE, encoded by the coding sequence ATGAGAAAGAACATTCTAAAAATTATCTTATTATTAGCACCATTACTTTTTTTTCTTGGATGTAGTACGAAATATAACCACCTACCAACAAGTAAAAGTGTAGATATAGATGCTTATAAGGGTACATGGTATGAAATAGCAAGATTTGAACATTTTTTTGAAAAGGAGTGTAAAAATGTTACTGCAACTTATACTCTTAAAAATGATGGGAAAATTGGAGTAGTCAACAAATGTACAAATATTCAAAACAATGAGAAAAAAGAAGCTACAGCGATTGCATATGCAATTGACAATACAAATTCAAAATTAAAAGTGAGTTTTTTTAGACCTTTTTATGGAGATTATTGGATTATTGATGTAGATAAAAATTATAAAGTAGCTTTAGTAGGAAGTCCTTCAAGAGAGTATTTATGGATTCTAAGTAGAGATAAGAAAATCGATGCTAAGATAAAAGAAGACCTTATATTAAAAGCATCAAAACTTGGCTTTGATACTAAAAAATTTATTTGGACTATTCAAGAATAA
- the thiD gene encoding bifunctional hydroxymethylpyrimidine kinase/phosphomethylpyrimidine kinase, which produces MKVVLSIAGSDCSGGAGIQADLKTFEAFGVFGCTVLTVLTAQNTTGVKSISTVEPSFVKEQLEMVFADFEVSAIKIGMLFSKEIINTVREFIKDLDIPIVLDPVFISKAGSMLLSDDAILNMKLLFDYVTILTPNQFEAKALFDYEDNNIEVIEEIRKLKCATIVKNHYENDKSIDTLYFDGKIRKYETPYIKSENTHGTGCSFSSAIAANLALGKNLDESIDISNKFIYQAIKNAPNLGKGKGPIAHKKGFECLNIE; this is translated from the coding sequence ATGAAAGTAGTATTAAGTATTGCAGGTAGTGATTGTAGTGGAGGGGCTGGAATACAAGCTGATTTAAAAACATTTGAGGCTTTTGGTGTTTTTGGATGTACTGTATTAACAGTTTTAACAGCACAAAATACAACAGGTGTAAAGAGTATAAGTACAGTTGAACCTTCATTTGTAAAAGAACAGTTAGAAATGGTTTTTGCTGATTTTGAAGTGAGTGCTATTAAAATAGGAATGCTTTTTTCAAAAGAAATAATTAATACAGTTAGAGAATTTATAAAAGATTTAGATATTCCTATTGTATTAGATCCTGTATTTATTTCTAAGGCTGGATCTATGTTATTAAGTGATGATGCTATTTTAAATATGAAGTTGCTTTTTGATTACGTAACAATACTAACTCCTAATCAGTTTGAAGCAAAAGCATTATTTGATTATGAGGATAATAATATTGAAGTTATTGAAGAAATTAGAAAACTTAAGTGTGCTACTATTGTAAAAAATCATTATGAAAATGATAAAAGTATTGATACTTTATATTTTGATGGAAAAATTAGAAAATATGAAACACCTTATATAAAATCAGAAAATACGCATGGTACAGGTTGTAGTTTTTCTAGTGCAATTGCTGCAAACTTAGCACTTGGAAAAAACTTAGATGAATCAATAGATATATCAAATAAGTTTATTTATCAAGCAATAAAAAATGCACCCAATCTTGGAAAAGGAAAAGGTCCAATCGCTCATAAAAAGGGTTTTGAGTGCCTAAACATAGAATAA
- a CDS encoding threonine aldolase family protein, translating to MQKYNFLDDYSEGCHPNILNKLIETNLIQQNAYGFDEYSNKAKQLIKNKLSNKESEIFFVTGGTQANLIIISSILRSHEAIISIDIGHILGREAGAIEATGHKIISVPSLNGKLDINKIQVALDNHNIIPHMVKPKLVYISNASEIGTIYTKKELQEISNFCKRKNLYLFIDGARLAAALTSTYNDLTLNDLSKLSDIFTLGATKNGALFGEAIIINNSTLAEDFNINIKQKGALLAKGRTIGIQFLELFRDDLYFKLAKRANNLALIISNEFVKKGYKLLDTTQTNQIFLILPNILIEQLEKKFSFYIWKKYDEKHSIIRIVTSWISNEDKIQELINSI from the coding sequence ATGCAAAAATACAATTTTTTAGATGATTATAGTGAAGGCTGTCATCCCAATATTTTAAATAAGTTAATAGAAACAAATCTTATTCAACAAAACGCTTATGGCTTTGATGAATATAGTAATAAAGCAAAACAGTTAATTAAAAATAAATTATCAAATAAAGAATCAGAGATTTTCTTTGTAACAGGAGGAACACAAGCAAATCTAATTATTATCTCATCAATTTTACGCTCACATGAAGCTATCATATCAATTGATATTGGACATATTTTAGGAAGAGAAGCAGGTGCAATAGAAGCTACAGGACATAAAATAATATCTGTTCCATCATTAAATGGAAAACTAGATATCAATAAAATTCAAGTTGCTTTAGATAATCATAATATTATTCCACATATGGTTAAACCAAAATTAGTTTATATTTCAAATGCAAGCGAAATTGGTACTATCTATACAAAAAAAGAACTTCAAGAGATATCTAACTTTTGTAAAAGAAAAAATTTATATCTTTTCATAGATGGGGCAAGATTAGCTGCAGCACTTACTTCAACATATAATGATTTAACATTAAATGATTTATCAAAGCTTAGTGACATATTTACATTAGGTGCTACAAAAAATGGTGCTTTATTTGGAGAAGCAATTATTATTAATAATTCTACTCTTGCAGAAGACTTTAACATAAATATAAAACAAAAAGGAGCCTTATTAGCAAAAGGACGAACTATTGGTATTCAATTCTTAGAGCTTTTTAGAGATGATTTATATTTTAAATTAGCAAAAAGAGCAAATAACTTAGCTTTAATAATTTCCAATGAGTTTGTAAAAAAAGGATATAAATTATTAGATACTACACAAACAAATCAGATTTTTTTAATTTTACCAAATATTTTGATTGAACAATTAGAAAAAAAATTCTCTTTTTATATATGGAAGAAATATGATGAAAAGCATTCAATTATTAGAATAGTAACTTCTTGGATAAGTAATGAAGATAAAATTCAAGAATTAATAAATTCTATTTAA